ATCTAGCCACGCTAAAAGCTAGATATGCCAATGGCGTGGCAAATAAAAGCGACATTGATAAACTAAAGATTGAGATTTTGCAAACCCAAAACACCCTAGCAAATCTCACAAATGAGCGCGAAATCGCCCTAAGCACGCTAAAAGAGCTTGTGGGATTAGAGCAAGACATAGAGCTAGTAACACCACGCCAATCGCTTGATTCTCTGCAATCACTTGAAGTAAAAAGCGCAAGTTTTGAATCGCGCCCTGAAATGCGCGTTTTTACCCAAAGAGCAAATGAAATCACAATGAGTAAAAATGCCGAAACGGCGCGGTTTTTGCCCTATATTGATGCGTTTTTCCAAGCAGGATATGGCAACCCCGCACTAAATATCCTAAAAAGCGGATTTAATAGCTACTATATCGCTGGGATAAGGCTAAATTGGGACTTTGGCAATCTTTATTCGCTCCATCAGCAAAGCGAGTTGCGTAGAATGCAGATTTTGCAAAATGACGCCAAAAAAGAGGAATTTTTACTCAATATGAGAATTTCGCTAAAAAGCCAAATCAAACGCGCGAACAATTTACAAGATAAGATTAGCAAAGATACGCAAATCATCACCCTGCAAGAAAATCTCACCAAATCCGCACAAGCAAAGCTACAAAATGGCGTGCTAAGTGTGAATGATTTTTTAAGCGAAATAAACGCGCTAAACACGCTCAAACTCCAAAATAATTACGATGAAATCGAGCTTCTAAAGCAAATCTATGAGATTTACCAAAGCCTAAATCAATGGCAAAACCCACAAAATCAATAAAGGAGTGATAATGAACATTCTAAAAAAAGCATTTGCAATAAGCACAATATGCACCATAAGTGTGCTTTTTAACGCGTGTGGAAACAACAACGACTTTGATGCGATGGGGATTTTTGAAGCTGATGAAGTGCTAGTGAGTGCAGAAGTGAGTGGGAAAATCATCGAATTTAGCGCGGTAGAGGGAAGTGAACTTGCACTTGGGCAAAGCAGTGTGCGCATCGATTCTACACAAATGCAGCTAAATGAGGCAAAACTATCCTTACAGCTCCAAAACGCCAAAAGCGAATCTACGCGCTTAGAGCGACTATATCAGGCAAATGCGGGGACAAAAAAGAGCTATGATGATGCGCATTTGCAAGAGCAGATTTTGCAAAAAGAGCTAGAGATTGTGCGTGATAGCCTTGCAAAAAGCGACATAAAAGCCCCCATAAGTGGCATAGTGCTAGAAAAATACGCCAAACTAGGCGAGCTCGCCCTGCCAAATAAGCCCCTTTATAAAATCGCAAATATCGATTCACTGCGACTAAAGGCTTACTTCACAAACGCGGATATAAGCAAAATCGCTTTGGGGCAAAAGGTGGCTGTGTTTGTGGATTTTGGTAAGGGATTTAGCGAGTATGAGGGGAAAATTATATGGATTTCGCCAAAGGCAGAATTTACCCCAAAAACGATTATGACAAAAGATGAGCGCGAAAATGTCGTATATGCTGTCAAAATCGAAGTGCAAAACAAGTCCCAAAATGGCGAAAAACTCATCAAAATCGGCTCTTATGGGCAAGTCAAATTGAAATAGATTCTAGATTCGTGAATCTTGAATCTAGATTCACGAATCGCGATTTGTAGAGAATAAACAAAAAATTAAAGGCACAAAAATGAGTAGCAAAAATAGCGAAGTGATTTTGCAGGCGCGAGGTTTAAGCAAATCTTATAGCGAAAAATCTAGTGCAACCCTTGCGCTAAAAAACGCTACATTTGAAGTAAAGTGCAATGAAATCTTTGGGCTTATCGGCGCAGATGGCGCGGGCAAAACCACGCTTATTAGAATCCTAGCCACGCTTTTATTGGCAGACAGTGGGGAGTGCAAGATTTTGGGAGGCGATTTTGCGCGTGATTTTGCACTTATTCGCGCACATTTGGGCTATATGCCTGCGGTGTTTAGTCTTTATAGCGATTTGAGTGTGGAGGAAAACTTGCACTTTTTTGCCAATATTTTTAATGTGAAGCTAGAGACAAACTACGCGCTAATTGAGCCCATCTATCGTGCATTGAAGCCATTTAAAACCCGCCGTGCAGGTGCGCTCTCTGGCGGAATGAAGCAAAAACTCGCCCTTTGTTGCGCGCTAATCCATAAGCCCAAAATCTTGCTGCTTGATGAACCTAGCACGGGTGTAGATGCGCTTAGTCGTGCGGAGTTTTGGGAGATTTTGCGCATTTTAAAAAGCCAAATGTCTATTATCGTATCCACGCCCTATATGGACGAAGCACAGCTTTGCGATAGAGTGGCGTTAATGGCAGGTGGCGAGATTTTCCGCATAGGCTCGCCTAGTGAGATTGTGCGTGATTTTAGCGGGGAATTATTCGCACTAAAAAATCTGCCCTTTGCGCTTTTAGCAAATTTGCGAAATCTGCCCCAAGTCAAAAGTGCGTTTTTGTTTGGAGAGAGTTTGCATTTAAGGCTAAATCCTAATGTGGATTTTAGCTTTGATTCGCGTGAATCTAACGCGGATTTTGACACAAAATCTAGTGAAAAATCTAACGCGTATTTGCAAACATTTTTGAGGCAAAAATTAGGCTATGATGATTTAGAGATTACGCGCATTAGCCCAAATATCGAGGATTGCTTTATGGAGTTTGTAAATGCAAAAATCTAGCCCTATCATAAAAGTGCAAAATCTCACCAAAACTTTTGGGGATTTTAACGCGGTTGATGATATTAGCTTTGAAGTTTTTGGTGGCGAGATTTTTGGATTTTTAGGTGCAAATGGCGCAGGGAAAACTACGGCTATGAAGATTCTTTGCGGACTAAGTCTGCCAAGTCGTGGCAGTGGAAGCGTGGCGGGATTTGACATAGCCACACAAAGTGAGCAAATCAAACGGTCTATCGGCTATATGAGTCAAAAATTTGCACTCTATGAAAACCTCAAAGTGTGGGGAAAATATCTACTTTTTTGGGCGAATCTACGGAATGAGTAAGGGCGAGATTGAGTCAAAAATGAAAGATGATTTAGCAAGATTAGATTTTAGCGATAAGCGCGATATGATGGTGAGCGAACTCCCGCTTGGGTGGAAGCAAAAGCTCGCCTTTTGTGTGGCAAACTTTCATAGCCCAAAAGTCATATTTTTAGACGAGCCAACAGGTGGCGTAGACCCGCTTACAAGGCGGCAGTTTTGGGAGCGCATATACGAAGTCGCACAAAGTGGGACTTGTATCTTTGTAACCACGCATTATATGGACGAAGCGGAGTATTGCGATAGGGTTAGCATTATGGTAGATGGCAAGATTTGCGCACTTGATACGCCAAATAATCTCAAAAAAGAATTTCGCGTTAAGGATATGAATGCGGTGTTTTTCCACCTCGCAAAAACTGCCAAAAGGGGCGAGTAAATGGGGAATCTAAAAAATCGCATTGCAAATCAAACGCAAAACTTCCTAAATAGTCCAAATATCTTGGCTTCAAAGGCATTTATCAAAAAAGAGTTTTTGCATATATTCCGCGATATTCGCACGATTATGATTCTTGTGCTTATGCCTTTGGTGCAGATTTTGCTCTTTGGCTTTGCCCTAAGTAGCGAGGTGCGCAATGTGCGCTTTGCATTACTTGATTTTGCAAATGACTCAAACACACAAAAAATCATCTCTCACTTAAGCCAAAATCCGCATTTTATCTTGCACCAAAACCTTATAGCACAAGATTTTGGCAGTGATTTTTCAAGCGCGTTTAAAAGTGGGGATATTGATTTTTTGCTTGTTTTTCCGCCAGATTTTAGCGTGAATCTCTATGGTGGTGTGCGTCCCGCGCAAGTGCAGCTTATCCTTGATGCAAGCGATGCAAACCGCGCAAGCACAATCAATATCTTTGTAAGCAACATTATCCAAAGCGCGTTTATAAGCGATATAGCGCAAATCCCGAATCTAGATTCAGAGCAAAATCTAAGCATTTCCACCACAATGCTTTTTAACCCGCAAGGCAAATCCGCACCAAACTTTGTCCCCGGGCTACTAGGGCTTGTGCTGATGCTGATTTGTGCGATGATGACTAGCATTTCTATCGTGCGCGAAAAAGAGCAAGGCAGTATGGAAGTGCTACTAATCTCGCCACTAAAGCCCTATCTTGTGATTATTTCAAAGCTCATTCCTTATTTTTTGCTCTCATTTGGGATTTTGGTTTTGGTGCTTGTTGTGTGCGTGTTTGTGCTAGATTTGGCGATTATGGGTTCGCTTTCGCTACTTATGGCTTTTTGTTTGCTCTATCTATTTTTAGCCCTTTGCATAGGGCTAATGGTATCAAACCTCGCAAAAACCCAAGTTGTGGCAATGCTTGTGTGTGCAATGCTGTTTATGATGCCTGTGATGATGTTTAGCGGTATGATTTTCCCTGTGGAATCAATGCCAAAAATCTTGCAATATTTTAGCGACATTATCCCTGCAAAGTGGTTCATAATAGGCGTGAAAAAAATAATGATTGAGGGCTTAGGGCTTAGCTACATTCTAAAAGAGGGCGTAATTTTATGCGCTATGTTAGCAATCGTTTTGGGCGTTAGCCTTAAAACTTACAAGGTGCGATTATGAGAGCAATATTTGTGGCGTTTTTGAACGCGCTTAGTAAGGCAAAGCGTGATTTAGGATTTTTAGTGCAAAAAGAATTTAAGCAGTTTTTTCGCAATAGCTTTTTACCTAGAATGCTTATAGGATTCCCCATAGCAGCGATTTTGGTAATCCCTTGGGTAGCAAATATGGAGATAAAAAATATCAATCTCTCAATAGTAGATTTTGATAAATCCACCCTTTCAAATGAACTCATAGCAAAGATAGAGGCGGGGGATTACTTCAAAATTGCGCAAAACGCGCCTTCATTTGAGAGTGCCAAAGAGTGTATTTACCTCGCTAAATGCGACATAATAGTGGAAATCCCAAATGACTTTGAAGCAAATATGCTCTCACAAAGCGCGTCTATCGCGCTATATGCAAATGCGATAAACTCTACCAAAGGCACGCTAGGAGCGGGTTATCTAAGCAATATCATCGCAGAATTTAGCGCGGAGAAAAATGCGAAGATTTTAAATTGGCAAGGTTTTGGCACGACAAGCGCGACAAGCGCAAATCTCTCAAACACTGCAAATCTAGGCAACCTCGAAATTTTAAGCCTCTATGCTTACAATCCACACTTAGACTACAAACTTTATATGATTCCAGCCCTGACCGTTATGGTGCTAACGCTTTTGTGCGGATTTCTCCCTGCGTTTAACATTATCGGGGAAAAGCAAAGTGGCAATATCGAACAAATCAATGTAAGCCCCTTGCCAAAGTCGCTTTTTATCATCTCAAAAGTCATTCCTTATTGGATTATGGGAATCGTGGTTATAAGCGTGTGCTTTTTGCTTGCATTTATCATCTATGGCTTTGCTTCAAAGGGTGGATATGGTAGCATTTTTGTTTTTGCGCTTGTGTATATTCTAGTGGTTACAGGGCTTGGGCTAGTCATCTCAAACTACTCAAACACAATGCAACAAGCAATGTTTGTAAGCTATTTTTTTATA
This genomic stretch from Helicobacter macacae MIT 99-5501 harbors:
- a CDS encoding TolC family protein, which gives rise to MRQILLLSLIALHLNAEPLTLESALSKAREHYPLHKNKDLLQKAQDLELVKLNMSYIPRLKLGAKATYQSDVTTLPFSSQTLNNLSGGNLNYKPLSKDQYNANIEISQPLFDAGNLWANRSLTKAKYSTQQAELESALYSVQNSVINAYFAALLLERQINQSEIHAKELGKNLATLKARYANGVANKSDIDKLKIEILQTQNTLANLTNEREIALSTLKELVGLEQDIELVTPRQSLDSLQSLEVKSASFESRPEMRVFTQRANEITMSKNAETARFLPYIDAFFQAGYGNPALNILKSGFNSYYIAGIRLNWDFGNLYSLHQQSELRRMQILQNDAKKEEFLLNMRISLKSQIKRANNLQDKISKDTQIITLQENLTKSAQAKLQNGVLSVNDFLSEINALNTLKLQNNYDEIELLKQIYEIYQSLNQWQNPQNQ
- a CDS encoding ABC transporter permease — encoded protein: MRAIFVAFLNALSKAKRDLGFLVQKEFKQFFRNSFLPRMLIGFPIAAILVIPWVANMEIKNINLSIVDFDKSTLSNELIAKIEAGDYFKIAQNAPSFESAKECIYLAKCDIIVEIPNDFEANMLSQSASIALYANAINSTKGTLGAGYLSNIIAEFSAEKNAKILNWQGFGTTSATSANLSNTANLGNLEILSLYAYNPHLDYKLYMIPALTVMVLTLLCGFLPAFNIIGEKQSGNIEQINVSPLPKSLFIISKVIPYWIMGIVVISVCFLLAFIIYGFASKGGYGSIFVFALVYILVVTGLGLVISNYSNTMQQAMFVSYFFILILILLSGLFTSIKSMPLWAEMLTLANPLRYFIESLRAIFLKGDSLLNSPFLWWDLCALVGFALVFNLWAIVSYKKQS
- a CDS encoding ATP-binding cassette domain-containing protein, producing MQKSSPIIKVQNLTKTFGDFNAVDDISFEVFGGEIFGFLGANGAGKTTAMKILCGLSLPSRGSGSVAGFDIATQSEQIKRSIGYMSQKFALYENLKVWGKYLLFWANLRNE
- a CDS encoding efflux RND transporter periplasmic adaptor subunit: MNILKKAFAISTICTISVLFNACGNNNDFDAMGIFEADEVLVSAEVSGKIIEFSAVEGSELALGQSSVRIDSTQMQLNEAKLSLQLQNAKSESTRLERLYQANAGTKKSYDDAHLQEQILQKELEIVRDSLAKSDIKAPISGIVLEKYAKLGELALPNKPLYKIANIDSLRLKAYFTNADISKIALGQKVAVFVDFGKGFSEYEGKIIWISPKAEFTPKTIMTKDERENVVYAVKIEVQNKSQNGEKLIKIGSYGQVKLK
- a CDS encoding ABC transporter permease, which codes for MGNLKNRIANQTQNFLNSPNILASKAFIKKEFLHIFRDIRTIMILVLMPLVQILLFGFALSSEVRNVRFALLDFANDSNTQKIISHLSQNPHFILHQNLIAQDFGSDFSSAFKSGDIDFLLVFPPDFSVNLYGGVRPAQVQLILDASDANRASTINIFVSNIIQSAFISDIAQIPNLDSEQNLSISTTMLFNPQGKSAPNFVPGLLGLVLMLICAMMTSISIVREKEQGSMEVLLISPLKPYLVIISKLIPYFLLSFGILVLVLVVCVFVLDLAIMGSLSLLMAFCLLYLFLALCIGLMVSNLAKTQVVAMLVCAMLFMMPVMMFSGMIFPVESMPKILQYFSDIIPAKWFIIGVKKIMIEGLGLSYILKEGVILCAMLAIVLGVSLKTYKVRL
- a CDS encoding ATP-binding cassette domain-containing protein, whose amino-acid sequence is MKTSKCGENIYFFGRIYGMSKGEIESKMKDDLARLDFSDKRDMMVSELPLGWKQKLAFCVANFHSPKVIFLDEPTGGVDPLTRRQFWERIYEVAQSGTCIFVTTHYMDEAEYCDRVSIMVDGKICALDTPNNLKKEFRVKDMNAVFFHLAKTAKRGE
- a CDS encoding ABC transporter ATP-binding protein, producing the protein MSSKNSEVILQARGLSKSYSEKSSATLALKNATFEVKCNEIFGLIGADGAGKTTLIRILATLLLADSGECKILGGDFARDFALIRAHLGYMPAVFSLYSDLSVEENLHFFANIFNVKLETNYALIEPIYRALKPFKTRRAGALSGGMKQKLALCCALIHKPKILLLDEPSTGVDALSRAEFWEILRILKSQMSIIVSTPYMDEAQLCDRVALMAGGEIFRIGSPSEIVRDFSGELFALKNLPFALLANLRNLPQVKSAFLFGESLHLRLNPNVDFSFDSRESNADFDTKSSEKSNAYLQTFLRQKLGYDDLEITRISPNIEDCFMEFVNAKI